GTTACTTGGACACAGACATACGTTACAATCATTTCTGTAGAACGAGTGAGGCGTGCATGTTCGTGATAGACTTGGCTTTGGTTTGGATGGACAAGTTTCTATACAATTGTTAAGGCTGAAGACTCCTTCGTCAGAACATAAGCATTGGAGACAGTGGAAAACGTACAATACACTAGGTTTGCATGTGTTTTTGTTAGATGCCAACAGGTCAGATATAGAGGGAGTTCTCAAGGCTGTACAAGAACTATCTTTGACGCAGTGTACATTAGCGGTTCTGCCTGACTCTGGACAGACGCAGACATTGCAGTCGACGTAGTATATTCTTAGCGGAGTACACCAGTGTCCTATAGAATGAATGGCTTTCGTGGTTTCTGTTTTTTGGTCCTCCGAACAGTTGATATTGTTGCAAAGGAGTTGGCCGTTGTCCTGGCAGACGCATTGGCTGCAGCCGTGCCATACCGTTTGGCCAGGCGTGCAGAGTTTGTGGCAGCTGGCTTCAGTCCACTGGCCTTTCCCGTCGCAGTAGCATATGCGGTCATTCAGAAAAAACTGCGTGTTCGGAACGCACGTGCCTTCAGAAAAATGGAGGATTAACGGAAAATAGACAATCAAATAATGGAATAAGGAAAGACACTTACGGAAATTGCATCTTGCGAGCCGAAGAAGACACAGTAAAGTTAGAAATGTCACGACCCTGAACATTTCTAACTAAATACTTCTAAAATTTCAGACTGTTAAATGTTAAGTTAATTAGGAAATTTCACGCACCATGTAAGCTaataaaaaggtactaaaatttttgttttcaaTCTTACCCGCTACATTAAGTTTGTGGAATTTTTAATTAAGGCTTTTGATTATGAACCAAAATTGACAATTACAAGTTGAATAAGGAAATTTAATTAGCCATGCGACCGCTGTTTCCAAAAAATTGCAAAAGGTTTGGTAGGTATATTCTCTTTGGCATACAAATTTAACCCCTAATTCCCTTGTTTTTAGGTTCTCGTTTCTTACGATGGGCTTAATGACCGGTCGGCCGTTTAGTTAATTATTTGTTGGTCTGTCAAGGTGTCCAGCGCAATATTTAGGACAAAGTTGACATGATTACTCTGGAGGTTATCTCCTACGAGCTCAATGAATAAATGACCCAAATGTTTTCCTCTATAACTAATTACCAAAGTTACCAAAtaggtaaaaaaaatactaatacgCCTTGTACCACCACTGTGGGCTGTGGGGTATGAAAATAAATCTTAATagggtaaacgtactagtgctcgacatgctaatgcccaatagatgatactttgctgtcacctctattaacaataacttaagtttcaagatgatatGTACTGGGACCCCGTCGTACGTTGACCTTAgttatactatttatttttaattcagaTGTTTACATACAATCCGCCCGCGAAACGAGGCCAGGCCGTGACTTCGGATCAAATAATCAGATCGTACGACATTTACGATGGATGCGCCATCTCCGTTAAGCTAGCTCGTTTATCTTCATTTGGAGAACCCTGTTTTAAAAAACATCATCAAGTATGATGATTtattaaaagttttatttaactttgcaaTGTATGTAAGTATCCAAGTCGGGTcaaatcgctggcccaatattacagggttctatgtttcacttttatcgaactgaaatttgaacattgtcatagtgacattcaGTCATGAAAATATATAACCTAGAACCCtgaatattgggccagcgaaatcttgcaagctaaattagaccgACTTtctattatggtaccatcgagctgatctgatgatggacacaggaggtggcctcctaggaactctgtgataaaactaCGCAACCAAATTtagtttgggtttgttagaatacctcgatgagtattatttgcttgttgaaagaaaagtacagtcagccataaaagcttgtatcaaaaaaattttttctttcaataaaatacaatttgagGCTTTTACATTAATTTTAATCGGTTTAATAATGAATAAGTTATAGTTAAGATTGTTTCGTTGCGTTCAAAGGCCGTCCCTCTCGAGTTGCATGCGCAGCATCTTCAGCCGTTGCACCTCGGTGTGCTTCAAGCACCGCATCAGGGTGCAGCGGAGGGTGTTGTCCTTCTGGCAGTAGCAGCGGTTACAGTCGCGTCTGCACCATGTTCatagatatattttatatttaccatGGACAAATTAATAAAAAGCTATTACATGACACAGAGTAGtctagccccacagtaagctcactAAAGGAAGACTCATGATAGACCGGGCCGgtcgaatttaaataaaatcgggcaagtgcgagtcggactcgcgcacgaagggttccgtaccatataaaaaaaaaaacaataaaaaagcaaaaaaaaacggtcacccatccaagtactgaccactcccgacgttgcttaactttggtcaaaaatcacgtttgttgtatgggagccccatttaaatctttattttattctgtttttagtatttgttgttatagtggcaacagaaatacatcatctgtgaaaatttcaactgtctagctatcacggttcgtgagatacagcctggtgacagacggacggacggacagcgaagtcttagtaatagggtcccgttttaccctttgggtacggaaccctaaaaaatatacaaaaaaataattatttttatgtgaaacgttgGGTGAACGTTTTTAAAAACCCTTAGAAGAAGGTCGGACCATAACCAGATGAAACGAAAAGTGCGATGGCTTATATCTCTGgaactataagtatgtatagttTTGATTTCAGTATATAGAAAAAGTAGCCATTACTCGGAACTGTATAGTGCAGCGGACGTAGATGGCTCTGATTTTGCGCTAGAATGAGGAGAAGTATCATCATCATATGGACTTACTTATAAACCATTCCCTTCGAACACTGACGGTTCTCCTTCACATCCAGGTCCAGAGGTGGTTGATACTGAAAGTCTCTCCTCCCGTTTGGAATGCAGTTTGACTGGGCTTCACACTTAAGTATGCCTTTGACACAAGAACATGAGATGCATTCCCCGGTGTTGTTTCTACCAAGTGCACATTTATTTcctaaacaaaaagaaaaattcaatacggtcgaaagtattaaGAGCCTATCAACGTGcccactagcgccactgctaaataatcgtgattatttaaatttaaccacaggtatttaaaaaagggggccgttATTTACTGTAAGTATTGAGTAttaaagtaccttttgaataggtacatcaaactagtttttatgttatgcgtctaaagttaaaacggccgtttttgttttgagttcatagatcgacgaatccagcaacataaaaactagtttgatgtattcgaAAGGTACtttaatacacaatacagtacgtagcggccccctttttgaaatacctgtagttaaatttaaataatcacgattatttagcagtggcgctagtgtgcacgttgatgggctcttaatttatgacccatttcgtaccttgtcacagtgacagttaatatgaaagtcgctagatacctcatactattgtcactgtgacaagctACAAAATGGGTCTTTGTTAGTTTCAAATATTGTAGGTATAAATTTTGCATGCCAGCTACTGGTGAAATGTGTGCTTCACTTATAATTGTTGACCATCTATTGTACCatgttttaagcaaaataaatgatttatgatttactCATAAATTGAAACTTTCGACTGTACGTcgggaaatattttttatacatatacgTAAGTATTATGTTTCAATTGTCACTCAATTTCAACTAGATCGATTTGAAAATCCTTTGTTTTCAAAGCATGCCATGTAAGAGAAATCGTGGgaagtttttaaatattatagtcACACCTAAATACTTAGTGATTTGGGTTTTCATAGTAACTCTTGTTTTGAAAACACTATGTGATGAAGCGGAGCTGTTGATGATGTGCGTAAAatgtttgtttttgttaatgATTATTAATGGCATATCATCGGACATTCAGACAATTACAACTTCacttaaaaatacaaagtgacaACTAGTAAGTTCTGAAGAAGCAATGCAACATCCAGTCATATCCTTAGCGAGGATCCTATTAATATCCCTCATAACTATGGCACAGCAGATCGTTACACATAAGATTCTTATTTGCTAGGCAAATGCATGCGTCACAGTTGAGTCGATAAGTGACGGCGTGCAGTTTTAGGACTGGTGTGGTAGTTGCAAGAACTCTGTGTTTGAGCGAGAAAGGCTGGGCTTTCTCGGTAAATAAAATTTGCATTCTTACCAGTCATATCTTTAGCCAGGATCCTATTAATATCCTCATAACGTGGGCACAGCAGATCGTTACACCTAAGATTCTTATTTGCGAGGCAAATGCATGCGTCACAGTCGACTCGATAAGTGACACCGGGCGAGCAGTTTGAGGACTGCTGTGGTAGTTGCTAGAACTTTAGGTGTTGGAGCGAGGAAGGCTGAGCTTTCTCGGTAAATAAAATCTGCATTCTTACCAGTCATTTCTTTAGCCAGGATCCTATTAATATCCTCATAACTTGGGCACAGCAGATCGTTACACATAAGATTCTTATTTGCGAGACAAATGCATGCGTCACAGTCGACGCGATAAGTGACTCCAGGGGTGCAGTTTGATGATTGGTGTGGTAGTGATGGCAGTTGCTGGAGCTCTGAGGAGGAGTACGAGTGGAGGAAGCTGGGTTTTGTTGGGTCTGCGAAACAAATTATTGATTGGCTTTCAATGCAAAGTTTTGTTAGATTAAAAAGGTCCGTGATATACAATAAGTAAGtacattatttgttttaaactaTTCAGTTCTATTCCGCAAATTGATGTAATTTGAAAGCCAAGGCATATTTTTTGCTGCAGTGGCAAACGTTTAATAGGCTGGACGACAAATccctgtaaataaaaataagtcactGCAAAAAGTGCCGAGAATTTTGCTTGGTGCTTGCTGAACCTATGCAATTCACATCACTCCACGTACCCATGTTCCATACTTATATGTGACgctatctatgaaaagggaccttattgtcgatggcgcttacgccattattaacgatcctccgatataaatacaatgccgcgcgacgctgtgcggcgtaagcgccatcgacaatataTGGTCTCTTTTCATAGAAACTGCCCCTTATACCACATATACGTATATTTAATTTCGGTACATATTCCACAAAATTTACTtaacaataaacatttctttTAGTCATCTAAAGTGGTCAAACAATATTGCTTATCAGG
The Cydia splendana chromosome 20, ilCydSple1.2, whole genome shotgun sequence DNA segment above includes these coding regions:
- the LOC134800794 gene encoding uncharacterized protein LOC134800794 isoform X2 → MGKVGPVVVAAVCCLAAIDALLAQRRQVSINTTNSQVLEEVQNKCTPGKFYKRGCKRCFCDGNQRPVCGRTGDCKLANKYPTKPSFLHSYSSSELQQLPSLPHQSSNCTPGVTYRVDCDACICLANKNLMCNDLLCPSYEDINRILAKEMTGNKCALGRNNTGECISCSCVKGILKCEAQSNCIPNGRRDFQYQPPLDLDVKENRQCSKGMVYKRDCNRCYCQKDNTLRCTLMRCLKHTEVQRLKMLRMQLERDGL
- the LOC134800794 gene encoding uncharacterized protein LOC134800794 isoform X1 encodes the protein MGKVGPVVVAAVCCLAAIDALLALNVQLRSKKISAQRRQVSINTTNSQVLEEVQNKCTPGKFYKRGCKRCFCDGNQRPVCGRTGDCKLANKYPTKPSFLHSYSSSELQQLPSLPHQSSNCTPGVTYRVDCDACICLANKNLMCNDLLCPSYEDINRILAKEMTGNKCALGRNNTGECISCSCVKGILKCEAQSNCIPNGRRDFQYQPPLDLDVKENRQCSKGMVYKRDCNRCYCQKDNTLRCTLMRCLKHTEVQRLKMLRMQLERDGL